A region of Zeugodacus cucurbitae isolate PBARC_wt_2022May chromosome 5, idZeuCucr1.2, whole genome shotgun sequence DNA encodes the following proteins:
- the LOC105212676 gene encoding supporter of activation of yellow protein gives MNVTNNQAPEDSQNPQNTLYAASRRINHNQNSALAHVQANNPSTEKEQEQIVTSTSCETHTSATGHLPRLEALITSPARITSSTGNDCSSSPQRVLSTTCSSSSSGGSGSGRQSTHNRGDITTDASSEDESQSPHQSTQSSFIGRSILKPGASAVHAFARATPVALDSVMPTTSAAAATRSAGVRSVDTELMRAVYTASSNNNNKISISNISNGSLEHTNGDSDNTNMVAREQSTTTVASSGDANAMGHAAGAGAGAGQGQAVQTEHNTETHKIILKLPKPNATSVNTRSSESQSNTNALSSCDSVAGHSGAESIRKVEPLKINLHAHNSSSSTNIVPKITIKPIVKKHNDVGSSDCSSSAEDEAVVEACSTRLGAQIPKLTIKSSAVVGGSDEPHIVPKLTIRSANDSSDSSVVPKLTIKMSDSQSNLHNNSSISQLSPAPSGSHNAVTAKSLTDHSPPPLPKLTIKTSMDGTSESIMSTISPASSSSSSSSTSSSAGLPSLSSVTASCTVSNATAACSVPKLTIKTLPPKHEELVPKLTIKTSAAGACVSTSANNASGDTNAEDIGNCSSKIPKLTIKTGQEHAVIITQHNDNSNAQVIPKLTIKTKSLEAEESLSDLSEDPAPPPEKIPKITIKTHEIATEATTPKFCIKTLQQQTETEHTHTIPKLTISMANLDGGAAPQSPKQSPLVVRQLSSSSRKPESPERLPKLMISRQDIKGSNCDASAEKVVPKLTIKTNSQDGGGSECKEKIPKLTIKSIPSVEQQSSEESDECMSGESSPPLSSAEDGAADKVVPKLTIKNLSSPTLRMKAVLEDKSQRNASKKCGKSSDPKNIAVADTNATTDCGVAQRSLDTQQSKESSSRELINGCESSSSQEFCGFNNDNTAFADEEDIQEPRRNSDDMDIDEGLQNHDPQVFNNVFHVSNGDSLRLDNTEETELMQPPMPAEDLSNVVDTVDLTSSPSPGSSPAHFTYTDADPQVNDAQQPPQATILMERLQREMSVIQTAPPMDNRLLLNQLNSPLNASKYGAPPPLQPKPSQPQQHAHHQQQQQQPQVQKQPHLPQQISNSIKYPQLTERLMANGARVHQNANMLHAVSNAATPMNNTALTNQLTPQMEKVIDSIEILDTPEGSPRLTLDDTAGMPQNLHMNNEDGLINNAPASGAYEENSADILRRNNNVLEDPTATANEVNLKRHANTLSSLMMENDVDEQCIEITPNKVRRIDSESHTMATLTILTDDESSNTKLITTSPTIFGGNHHVVDISNDVAPTANSTTTMDLSSPKTSIHRPRKQRHEHLLAIPLDEEDSLQYNLNNDTALNCYTSNAHLPSAKVGAAATEQLITANTPATIKRRGRPKKNALNSVPTPAAVITPAAAATLNDATSIGGVDTPGTDVVSKSRRVELLRKRLAIDMVDGELPMEEQDSTDTATDTTEASKRDRALRTGARTSRRSILPGGAITPASKIKCSGNNGEMPTKGRKRSVNTLMGGSAAIGSTIAANATITNSVADSVTSVLNHYGGSNSSISSTYSSSSMSSATVTTAAGAQGNAGVPTSISLATQIDLTMCSSSSSGSNGSTTATMTVAGGSIVSSSGAINVAVQNQCSSSMLPPATILSSSDPVPDVVFRPNDFSSLMATQQLRAAHCNTSLETDLLRMQTTLDGAKFNMHDDESASQGGGAYGSGADISGDDSNTSSISTPVGRGRGGRGRGRGSGRGSGRGSRAHRLGRGASAVAKQIALSRPRCVGGLKHTPDPERMKGLFSPSPQVFEEDTRMSADLSQMQMQLQSEPATPISSQTFRQPDFLNNDESQSSVVSTSSILDPNTVAAVQNGSAIKRPKKKKMEVCVAEDAEITVAAIAEYDWPPPKGCCPSKNRDTFMIQEQVALYLGIKSFKRKYPDLPRRQIDMEERNWLQEKGLVSERMCDLGITAVWASDILDIMYTDFYEKYEEYKDFIRQKHLREIETKQKALGLNVSDRGLQARERALLSASKWNSYFNRSRKEERLACLDLQTLTVNVPLPATAPTTTLVNRPIADAVTEAAKAENIPEPPTLLRPRITTPPRDLDASYPVALVPGQYSAKYRQYSPLELSYFPLNTVLQNPRLLVERTSQQTLKQAAPPMLDGKELVDPPNVADQKLFTEAPDTKTVNGPEESTTAKGNTIRRSVRSRSAAYANCDNMTAAEEGGSATESAMSTSGSESESESDSDSDSSDNSSDDGSSSSEDESAPSAKCGVCQRVQNRNMKNLPEVFIRCFTCRRKVHPSCIEMPSRMAGRVRNYNWQCADCKCCIKCKGNKDQNRMLYCEQCDRGFHIYCLGIKAVPDVRWSCDRCSYCMRCGATKPEGLPQQPNTISPNGEKVKQVKHKKVKWINEYRIDHITKLREHCSMLCVPCGRAKNVKRVQIASPCVSSIATCVGSATPQPSPPIATPQKPLVKILTQTSATTAVASVTPPVGTAAAEAVSSNASSAGSKSAANAPTANKTNAAGTLPPPPPVVA, from the exons ATGAATGTTACAAACAATCAGGCGCCCGAAGATTCACAGAACCCACAGAACACTTTGTACGCCGCCAGTAGAAGAATTAATCACAATCAAAACTCCGCTCTGGCTCACGTGCAAGCCAATAATCCAAGTACTGAAAAAGAACAGGAGCAAATTGTCACGTCGACGTCGTGTGAGACGCATACAAGCGCTACTGGTCATTTGCCACGACTTGAGGCATTGATCACATCGCCGGCGCGCATCACCAGCTCCACCGGGAATGACTGCAGCTCCTCACCGCAGCGTGTGTTGTCCACGACGTGCAGCAGTAGTAGCAGTGGCGGTAGCGGCAGTGGTCGACAATCGACACATAATCGCGGCGACATAACAACGGATGCCTCCAGCGAGGATGAATCCCAATCGCCACATCAATCGACGCAATCCTCTTTCATTGGCCGAAGCATATTGAAGCCGGGCGCAAGTGCAGTCCACGCATTTGCACGTGCAACACCCGTTGCTTTGGACTCGGTGATGCCGACAACTTCTGCTGCAGCGGCGACACGTTCAGCAGGTGTTCGAAGTGTGGATACGGAACTGATGCGTGCAGTATATACTgcgagcagcaacaacaataacaaaattagtATTAGTAATATAAGTAACGGTAGTCTAGAGCATACGAACGGCGACAGCGACAACACGAACATGGTTGCGCGCGAACAGTCAACCACCACCGTGGCCTCAAGCGGCGATGCCAATGCTATGGGACACGCGGCGGGTGCAGGTGCTGGCGCTGGGCAAGGCCAAGCAGTGCAGACCGAGCACAACACCGAAACACACAAGATTATCTTGAAATTACCCAAACCAAATGCTACGAGCGTTAATACGCGCTCCAGTGAATCTCAGAGTAATACCAACGCGTTGAGCAGTTGTGACAGCGTTGCCGGTCACAGCGGTGCGGAATCGATACGCAAAGTGGAGCCACTCAAGATCAATTTACATGcgcacaacagcagcagcagcacgaaTATTGTTCCCAAAATCACTATTAAACCTATCGTGAAGAAGCACAATGATGTAGGATCCTCGGATTGCTCATCTTCAGCCGAAGACGAGGCGGTGGTTGAGGCCTGCAGCACACGGTTAGGCGCACAAATACCGAAATTGACCATTAAGTCATCTGCAGTCGTTGGCGGTAGTGATGAGCCACACATTGTGCCGAAATTAACAATCCGTTCTGCCAACGACAGCTCGGACAGCTCAGTAGTGCCCAAGTTGACAATCAAGATGTCCGATTCGCAAAGCAATTTGCATAACAATAGTAGCATCAGTCAATTGTCGCCTGCGCCTTCGGGATCACACAACGCGGTTACAGCTAAATCACTTACGGACCACTCACCACCGCCACTGCCTAAGCTCACCATAAAAACATCCATGGATGGCACAAGTGAGTCGATAATGTCGACGATATCGCCAGCATCCTCATCTTCGTCTTCGTCGAGCACATCCTCCTCCGCAGGTTTGCCGTCCCTATCGTCAGTGACTGCCTCGTGCACTGTATCTAATGCCACCGCCGCCTGCTCTGTGCCTAAGTTGACCATTAAAACATTGCCGCCCAAGCACGAGGAGCTGGTGCCAAAGCTGACTATCAAAACAAGTGCAGCTGGTGCCTGTGTGAGCACATCAGCGAACAACGCTTCTGGGGATACAAACGCCGAGGACATTGGCAACTGCAGCAGCAAAATTCCCAAACTTACGATCAAAACTGGTCAGGAACACGCGGTGATTATAACGCAACACAACGACAACTCCAATGCGCAGGTCATACCAAAGTTAACGATCAAAACCAAATCACTGGAGGCGGAGGAGTCGCTAAGCGATCTAAGCGAGGATCCAGCACCACCACCGGAGAAAATACCCAAGATTACAATAAAAACTCATGAAATTGCAACAGAGGCTACGACGCCCAAATTCTGCATTAAGACGTTGCAGCAGCAAACGGAAacggaacacacacacaccattcCGAAACTGACCATCTCCATGGCGAATTTGGATGGTGGGGCGGCACCGCAATCACCAAAGCAGTCACCGCTAGTGGTGCGGCAGTTGTCGAGCAGCTCGCGCAAGCCAGAGTCACCAGAGAGACTGCCCAAGCTAATGATATCTCGACAGGATATCAAAGGTAGCAACTGTGATGCGTCCGCCGAGAAAGTGGTGCCCAAACTGACAATTAAAACCAACAGCCAGGACGGTGGCGGTAGCGAGTGTAAGGAGAAAATACCGAAACTGACTATCAAATCCATACCCAGCGTAGAACAGCAATCCTCGGAGGAGAGTGATGAATGTATGAGCGGCGAATCCTCACCGCCGTTATCCTCCGCCGAGGACGGAGCGGCTGACAAAGTGGTGCCCAAACTAACTATTAAGAACCTTTCTTCGCCAACATTGCGCATGAAAGCGGTGCTGGAAGACAAATCGCAACGTAATGCTTCAAAAAAGTGTGGAAAATCCAGCGACCCAAAAAACATCGCCGTCGCCGACACAAACGCCACAACCGATTGCGGCGTGGCGCAAAGGTCGCTGGATACACAACAAAGTAAGGAGAGTAGTTCTCGCGAATTGATTAACGGTTGCGAATCGAGCAGCAGTCAAGAGTTTTGTGGTTTCAACAACGACAACACAGCGTTCGCTGATGAGGAAGACATACAGGAACCGCGACGCAACTCTGACGACATGGACATTGATGAGGGTTTGCAAAACCACGATCCACAGGTATTCAATAATGTTTTTCATGTCAGCAATGGCGATTCGCTACGTCTGGATAATACCGAAGAAACGGAGCTAATGCAACCCCCAATGCCTGCTGAAGATTTGTCGAATGTAGTGGATACAGTCGATTTAACATCCTCGCCATCGCCGGGTTCGTCGCCTGCGCATTTCACTTACACCGATGCCGATCCGCAAGTGAACGATGCGCAACAGCCGCCACAAGCCACCATACTTATGGAGCGTCTACAGCGTGAAATGAGCGTAATACAAACAGCGCCGCCAATGGATAACAGGCTTCTGCTTAACCAATTGAATTCACCGCTGAACGCCAGCAAATACGGTGCTCCGCCGCCATTGCAGCCGAAGCCAtcgcaaccacaacaacacgctcatcaccaacaacaacagcaacagccacAGGTACAAAAGCAGCCACATCTGCCGCAACAAATAAGCAATAGCATCAAATATCCACAACTGACGGAGCGTCTAATGGCCAATGGTGCACGGGTCCATCAAAATGCAAACATGTTGCACGCAGTTAGCAATGCTGCGACACCAATGAATAATACAGCACTCACAAATCAGTTGACACCGCAAATGGAAAAGGTAATAGATTCCATTGAGATTCTGGACACTCCCGAGGGTAGTCCGCGTTTGACATTGGACGATACCGCTGGGATGCCCCAAAATCTTCACATGAACAACGAAGATGGTTTGATAAATAATGCACCAGCCAGTGGAGCTTATGAGGAGAATAGCGCCGACATATTGAGACGCAACAACAATGTCCTGGAGGATCCGACTGCAACAGCAAATGAAGTGAATTTGAAGAGGCACGCGAACACATTGTCCAGTTTGATGATGGAAAATGACGTGGATGAGCAGTGTATCGAG ATCACACCAAACAAAGTTCGTCGCATTGATAGTGAATCCCACACCATGGCTACACTGACCATTCTGACGGATGATGAGTCATCTAACACAAAATTGATCACTACGTCGCCCACCATCTTCGGAGGCAATCATCATGTTGTTGACATCAGCAACGACGTGGCACCCACGGCTAATTCCACCACCACAATGGATCTTTCCTCACCGAAAACCTCGATCCATCGTCCGCGTAAACAACGGCATGAGCATCTATTGGCCATACCGTTGGACGAGGAAGATTCACTGCAGTATAATTTGAATAACGATACAGCCCTCAATTGTTACACATCAAATGCGCATTTACCATCTGCGAAGGTTGGTGCCGCAGCCACAGAACAATTGATCACAGCGAACACTCCTGCCACCATTAAACGACGCGGTCGTCCGAAAAAGAATGCTTTGAATAGTGTTCCGACCCCTGCAGCTGTAATAACGCCCGCAGCAGCGGCCACGTTAAATGATGCAACCAGTATTGGTGGTGTCGACACACCGGGCACAGATGTCGTGTCGAAGTCGCGCCGTGTGGAGCTGTTACGCAAGCGTCTCGCTATCGATATGGTGGACGGCGAGTTGCCAATGGAGGAACAGGACAGCACAGATACTGCAACAGATACAACAGAGGCTTCGAAGCGAGATCGCGCATTGCGCACGGGCGCCAGAACTTCTCGGCGTAGCATTTTACCGGGTGGCGCTATTACACCGGCTTCAAAGATCAAGTGTAGCGGTAACAATGGCGAGATGCCTACAAAGGGTCGTAAGCGTTCGGTGAACACCTTGATGGGTGGCAGCGCCGCTATTGGCTCTACAATTGCAGCAAACGCCACAATCACCAATTCGGTGGCTGACAGCGTTACGTCCGTCCTTAATCACTATGGTGGTTCGAATTCCAGTATCTCCTCTACCTACTCAAGCAGCTCGATGAGCTCTGCCACTGTGACGACAGCGGCTGGCGCCCAGGGGAACGCCGGTGTGCCCACTTCCATTTCATTGGCAACGCAAATTGACCTGACAATGTGCTCATCCTCGTCATCAGGGAGCAATGGCAGCACAACCGCCACTATGACCGTAGCCGGCGGCAGTATTGTGTCTAGCAGCGGAGCAATTAACGTCGCAGTACAAAATCAATGCAGCAGTTCAATGCTGCCGCCTGCAACTATACTCTCGTCATCGGATCCGGTGCCGGATGTGGTCTTCAGACCAAACGATTTCTCATCACTTATGGCAACCCAACAGCTGCGGGCAGCGCACTGTAACACAAGCCTAGAGACGGATCTGTTGCGTATGCAGACAACACTGGACGGCGCCAAATTCAATATGCACGATGATGAGTCTGCCAGTCAAGGTGGCGGCGCGTACGGCAGCGGTGCGGACATATCTGGAG ACGACTCGAATACAAGTTCAATTTCTACACCCGTTGGTCGTGGACGAGGGGGTCGCGGCCGAGGACGTGGTTCTGGACGCGGTAGCGGCCGTGGCAGTCGCGCGCATCGTTTGGGACGTGGTGCCAGTGCTGTTGCCAAACAAATTGCGCTCAGTCGGCCACGCTGCGTCGGCGGCCTAAAGCATACACCCGATCCAGAGCGAATGAAAGGTCTTTTTAGTCCG TCCCCACAAGTATTTGAAGAGGATACACGTATGAGCGCCGATTTAAGTCAAATGCAAATGCAGTTGCAATCGGAACCCGCAACTCCTATAAG tTCGCAAACTTTTAGACAACCCGATTTTCTTAATAATGACGAGTCTCAGTCCTCTGTGGTTAGTACGAGCAGCATTTTAGATCCCAACACTGTGGCGGCTGTGCAAAATGGCAGCGCTATTAAACgtccaaagaagaagaaaatggaAGTTTGCGTTGCTGAAGA CGCTGAAATAACAGTTGCAGCTATCGCTGAATATGATTGGCCGCCGCCGAAGGGTTGTTGTCCATCGAAGAATCGCGACACTTTTATGATACAAGAGCAGGTCGCCTTGTATTTGGGCATTAAAAGCTTTAAGCGGAAATATCCTGATCTGCCGCGCCGCCAAATCGACATGGAGGAGCGCAATTGGTTGCAAGAGAAGGGTCTCGTGTCGGAGCGTATGTGCGACCTGGGCATCACAGCCGTTTGGGCATCCGACATACTCGACATTATGTATACCGACTTCTATGAGAAATACGAGGAGTACAAGGATTTCATACGGCAAAAGCATCTGCGCGAAATCGAGACTAAACAGAAAGCACTGGGTCTCAATGTTTCTGATCGTGGACTGCAAGCGCGTGAACGTGCATTGCTTTCGGCCAGCAAATGGAATTCTTACTTCAATAGAAG CCGCAAGGAGGAACGTTTAGCATGTCTGGACTTGCAGACGTTAACGGTGAATGTGCCATTGCCTGCAACAGCGCCCACTACAACTCTGGTGAATCGTCCAATTGCCGACGCAGTGACAGAAGCCGCTAAAGCCGAGAACATACCTGAGCCACCAACGCTGCTGCGACCGCGCATCACTACTCCGCCACGTGATTTGGACGCCAGTTACCCAGTAGCTTTGGTGCCCGGTCAGTATAGCGCGAAATATCGCCAATACTCGCCACTTGAGTTGAG TTACTTCCCGCTGAATACAGTGCTGCAGAACCCACGTTTGCTGGTTGAACGTACGTCACAACAGACACTAAAGCAAGCTGCACCTCCTATGTTGGATGGCAAGGAGCTAGTAGACCCGCCCAACGTCGCAGATCAAAAACTCTTCACCGAAGCACCGGATACAAAAACCGTCAACGGGCCAGAGGAGAGCACAACTGCAAAAGGCAATACTATCCGACGCAGCGTGCGCTCACGCTCTGCCGCGTATGCTAATTGTGATAACATGACTGCAGCCGAAGAAGGCGGTAGTGCAACAGAGTCGGCCATGTCCACTTCGGGCAGCGAAAGCGAAAGTGAATCG GATTCGGATAGTGACTCCTCCGATAACTCAAGCGACGATGGCTCTTCGTCATCGGAAGATGAGAGTGCTCCGTCCGCCAAGTGCGGTGTGTGCCAGCGTGTACAGAATCGCAACATGAAAAACCTGCCCGAGGTATTCATACGCTGTTTCACATGCCGACGCAAAG TTCACCCAAGCTGCATTGAGATGCCTTCCCGCATGGCGGGGCGCGTCCGCAACTACAATTGGCAATGCGCCGACTGCAAGTGCTGCATCAAATGCAAAGGAAACAAGGATCAGAATAGAATGCTGTATTGCGAGCAGTGCGATCGCGGCTTCCACATTTACTGCTTGGGCATCAAAGCCGTGCCTGATG TTCGCTGGAGTTGTGATCGCTGTAGCTACTGTATGCGTTGTGGCGCCACAAAACCTGAGGGCTTGCCACAGCAGCCAAACACGATTTCGCCGAACGGCGAGAAAGTCAAACAGGTCAAGCACAAAAAGGTGAAATGGATCAATGAGTACCGCATAGATCACATTACGAAACTACGCGAGCACTGTTCCATGCTGTGTGTGCCATGTGGACGCGCCAAGAACGTGAAACGCGTGCAGATAGCCAGCCCATGCGTTAGCAGCATAGCAACATGCGTCGGCAGTGCCACGCCACAACCATCACCGCCTATCGCGACACCACAGAAACCGCTGGTTAAAATCCTGACACAGACAAGTGCCACAACTGCTGTCGCCAGTGTAACACCGCCAGTTGGTACCGCTGCTGCAGAGGCCGTTTCGTCGAATGCGAGCAGCGCAGGCAGCAAGAGTGCAGCTAACGCGCCGACAGCGAATAAGACGAACGCAGCCGGTACGCTACCGCCGCCACCGCCTGTAGTTGCCTGA
- the LOC105212675 gene encoding probable phosphatase phospho2, translating to MVFGPPKRRLLIFDFDETLTALDSTYLLRDLLPVYRRPKEINQIKEGRISYLNKLFAELRLAGYTSTQLRRLIAAIPPVPSIVDFIKHLYESCDPKYDIIIISDCSSIFIKDWLANNQLTECIKEVFTNPSFVVCSDGIRAEALQQAKCPLSPPNLCKRSLLERYLTKRQGMGVTYERVIFVADGAHDYCPTLIMRRDDIVCARKGKDLEKKIRCYRRKCKVRPLVLLWSTGHGLLSLLESALDCVTISSI from the coding sequence ATGGTTTTTGGACCACCCAAAAGACGTCTCTTGATATTCGATTTCGACGAAACTCTTACTGCGCTGGATTCCACATATCTTTTACGCGACTTGCTGCCTGTGTATCGTCGTCCCAAGGAAATTAATCAGATAAAAGAAGGACGGATTTCATATTTGAACAAGCTATTTGCCGAATTACGCCTGGCGGGTTACACATCGACCCAACTACGTCGTCTAATAGCAGCCATACCGCCAGTGCCAAGTATTGTGGACTTTATAAAACATCTTTACGAATCTTGTGATCCCAAATAcgacatcatcattatcagcgACTGTAGTAGCATCTTTATCAAAGATTGGCTAGCCAACAATCAATTGACAGAATGCATCAAAGAAGTCTTCACCAATCCATCATTTGTTGTTTGCAGTGACGGTATACGAGCAGAGGCGCTGCAGCAGGCCAAGTGCCCTCTGAGTCCGCCTAATCTATGCAAACGCAGTCTTTTGGAAAGGTATCTGACGAAGCGCCAGGGGATGGGCGTGACCTACGAACGTGTGATTTTCGTTGCCGACGGCGCACACGACTATTGTCCCACGTTAATCATGCGTCGGGATGATATTGTGTGCGCGCGGAAAGGAAAGGATCTTGAGAAGAAAATCCGTTGTTATCGCAGAAAGTGCAAGGTAAGACCGCTCGTATTGCTGTGGAGTACCGGGCACGGACTGCTGTCACTTTTGGAGTCTGCCTTAGACTGTGTGACTATTTCAAGCATTTAA
- the Adf1_24 gene encoding N-alpha-acetyltransferase 20 isoform X2, protein MTTLRPFTCDDLFKFNNVNFDPLTETYGLSFYTQYLARWPEYFQLAESPSGQIMGYIMGKVEGHMENWHGHVTALTVSPDYRRLGLAALLMNFLEDVSEKKRAYFVDLFVRKSNQVAINMYQNLGYIIYRTILDYYAGDHDEDAYDMRKALSRDVEKKSIIPYTHPVRLEDLDTN, encoded by the exons atgactACATTACGCCCATTCACCTGCGATGACCTCTTCAAATTCAATAATGT CAACTTCGATCCACTAACTGAAACTTATGGACTTTCGTTTTACACACAATACTTGGCTAGATGGCCTGAGTATTTCCAGTTAGCCGAATCCCCAAGTGGCCAAATAATGGGTTACA TAATGGGCAAGGTTGAAGGACATATGGAGAATTGGCATGGTCATGTAACTGCTTTGACCGTTTCACCTGACTACAGACGTCTGGGCCTGGCTGCGTTACTTATGAACTTCTTGGAAGATGTCTCTGAGAA AAAACGTGCTTATTTTGTTGATCTATTTGTGCGCAAGAGTAATCAAGTAGCGATCAACATGTACCAAAATTTGGGCTATATTATTTACCGTACTATACTTGATTACTATGCGGGCGATCATGACGAAGACGCTTATG ACATGCGGAAGGCATTATCGCGAGATGTGGAAAAGAAATCCATTATACCATATACACATCCGGTACGACTGGAAGATTTAGATACCAATTGA
- the Adf1_24 gene encoding N-alpha-acetyltransferase 20 isoform X1, whose translation MTTLRPFTCDDLFKFNNVNFDPLTETYGLSFYTQYLARWPEYFQLAESPSGQIMGYIMGKVEGHMENWHGHVTALTVSPDYRRLGLAALLMNFLEDVSEKKRAYFVDLFVRKSNQVAINMYQNLGYIIYRTILDYYAGDHDEDAYDMRKALSRDVEKKSIIPYTHPITTHQLHQSNQALASPP comes from the exons atgactACATTACGCCCATTCACCTGCGATGACCTCTTCAAATTCAATAATGT CAACTTCGATCCACTAACTGAAACTTATGGACTTTCGTTTTACACACAATACTTGGCTAGATGGCCTGAGTATTTCCAGTTAGCCGAATCCCCAAGTGGCCAAATAATGGGTTACA TAATGGGCAAGGTTGAAGGACATATGGAGAATTGGCATGGTCATGTAACTGCTTTGACCGTTTCACCTGACTACAGACGTCTGGGCCTGGCTGCGTTACTTATGAACTTCTTGGAAGATGTCTCTGAGAA AAAACGTGCTTATTTTGTTGATCTATTTGTGCGCAAGAGTAATCAAGTAGCGATCAACATGTACCAAAATTTGGGCTATATTATTTACCGTACTATACTTGATTACTATGCGGGCGATCATGACGAAGACGCTTATG ACATGCGGAAGGCATTATCGCGAGATGTGGAAAAGAAATCCATTATACCATATACACATCCG ATAACGACCCATCAATTACACCAATCAAACCAAGCTCTGGCTTCTCCGCCTTAG
- the LOC105212674 gene encoding luc7-like protein 3 — MVDAARQMLDELMGRNRNLHPSEAPRKVSWDDPDFCQYYIVKFCPHDLFINTRADLGPCTQIHDDEAKRLYDEARPSPRKRSYEDEFLRFCNNMLNDVDRKIQKGKQRLQLMHRDQPAPSIPLSKYQEQLNNMNARIKKLLSEAEEAGIRGDVDQAKDLMALCEQLKDEKEALVAQHEQQQQLHHQTNGLLKESLTTPPPESNADKSDGEKSPKSEDGGSEKKVLPWMQDLGTLPEKQMEVCEICGAFLIVGDAQQRIEDHLMGKQHLGYSRLRKAVEEIHERRQKDREEEERKRREEREQRSAQRNTYSHHNERRREHHDHRDRDRDRDREREREYRGRSREHSSRHTADKHRHHHKASHRRRSHSRSSHRRNSRDRHSRSRSRSRSRY; from the exons ATGGTGGACGCAGCACGCCAAATGCTGGACGAGCTGATGGGTCGTAATAGAAATTTACATCCATCGGAGGCTCCCCGTAAAGTTAGTTGGGATGATCCGGAC TTCTGTCAATattatatagtgaaattttgtcCACATGATCTCTTTATTAATACGCGCGCAGACTTGGGACCATGTACACAAATACATGACGATGAGGCAAAGCGTTTGTATGACGAAGCACGTCCATCTCCTCGCAAGCGTTCTTACGAAGATGAGTTTTTGCGATTTTGTAACAACATGTTAAATGATGTCGATCGAAAAATCCAAAAGGGCAAGCAACGTCTACAATTAATGCATCGTGATCAGCCCGCACCTTCTATACCGCTTTCTAAATATCAGGAACAGTTGAACAACATGAACGCACGTATTAAGAAATTGCTCTCCGAAGCCGAAGAGGCTGGTATACGCGGTGATGTTGACCAGGCCAAAGATCTTATGGCGCTTTGCGAGCAATTAAAAGACGAGAAAGAAGCGCTCGTGGCACAACacgaacagcagcaacaattacaCCATCAGACAAATGGTTTATTGAAAGAAAGTTTGACTACTCCACCGCCAGAGAGCAATGCGGACAAATCAGATGGCGAAAAATCACCGAAAAGTGAAGATGGTGGCAGCGAGAAGAAAGTGCTGCCCTGGATGCAGGATCTGGGTACACTACCTGAAAAGCAAATGGAAGTATGCGAAATCTGCGGAGCCTTTCTTATAGTTGGCGATGCGCAGCAGCGTATTGAAGACCATCTAATGGGGAAACAACATTTAGGATATTCACGATTGCGTAAAGCCGTGGAGGAAATACACGAGCGTAGACAAAAGGATCGCGAGGAGGAGGAGCGCAAGAGGCGCGAGGAACGTGAACAACGCAGCGCACAGCGCAACACCTACAGCCACCATAACGAACGCAGACG TGAGCACCATGATCATCGTGATCGCGATCGCGACCGTGACCGTGAGCGTGAGCGTGAGTATCGCGGACGTTCACGTGAGCACAGCAGCCGACATACGGCCGACAAACATCGAC ATCATCACAAAGCATCGCATCGCAGGCGTTCCCACTCGCGCAGCAGCCACCGACGCAACAGCAGAGATCGCCATAGCCGCAGCCGTAGTCGCAGCCGCAGTCGTTATTAA